The following coding sequences are from one Paenibacillus stellifer window:
- the yycF gene encoding response regulator YycF, whose protein sequence is MAMGTILVVDDEQPIADILKFNLEKEGYEVVCAFDGISAVDLALSKRPDLMLLDLMLPGKDGMDVCREVRSAHLDIPIIMLTAKDGEIDKVLGLEMGADDYVTKPFSTRELLARVKAQMRRQNKPVPAETASGPEESKQGIHHFDLFIDTDMYTVYKNGEPLDLTHREYELLYYMVRHAGKVMTREHLLQAVWGFEYFGDVRTVDVTIRRLREKIEENPSKPEYIFTRRGLGYLMHSPKNGGL, encoded by the coding sequence ATGGCGATGGGAACGATTCTGGTTGTAGACGACGAGCAGCCGATTGCAGATATCTTAAAGTTTAACCTCGAAAAAGAAGGATACGAAGTAGTATGCGCCTTTGACGGGATCAGTGCTGTGGATCTGGCTCTGTCCAAACGGCCCGACCTAATGCTGCTGGATCTCATGCTGCCCGGCAAGGACGGCATGGATGTGTGCCGTGAGGTACGCTCCGCGCATCTGGATATCCCTATCATCATGCTGACCGCCAAGGACGGGGAGATCGACAAAGTGCTCGGCCTTGAGATGGGCGCGGACGATTATGTGACCAAGCCGTTCAGCACGCGCGAGCTGCTGGCCCGGGTGAAGGCGCAGATGCGGCGGCAGAACAAGCCGGTTCCGGCAGAGACAGCCAGCGGGCCTGAGGAGAGCAAGCAGGGCATCCATCATTTCGATCTGTTCATCGATACGGACATGTATACCGTCTATAAGAACGGGGAGCCGCTCGATCTGACGCACCGTGAATACGAGCTGCTGTATTATATGGTCCGCCATGCCGGCAAGGTCATGACAAGGGAGCATCTGCTTCAGGCGGTGTGGGGATTTGAATATTTCGGAGACGTCCGGACCGTCGATGTCACCATCCGGCGGCTTAGAGAGAAAATTGAGGAGAATCCGAGCAAGCCGGAATATATCTTCACGCGCCGCGGGCTCGGTTATTTGATGCACAGTCCCAAAAACGGAGGATTGTGA